AGAAAGTACAAAAACTGATTCTGATGATGAAATGATTGTGATTTACTGATGAACAACAGAGAGATCAACCTTATCCTGCTACCATTTTCACTCCTCTATTCTGCATTCCTGCTAGCTGCACTAGTTTTGAGTTAAACCTGCTTCTCTAGTTTTCTAAgtgtaaaaacaatattttggcCATTCTGTGTGCCAAGAGCAGCAGGTGCAGAGGATATGGCATCTAAGACTTTCACTGTCAGGCAATACGTGAAATATTTACCTGGCAGACTCGGTTTGGGTGTTTGGGAAGGTGTTGGGTGAAGAACATGCTGGGCCAATGATAAAATGCAAAGACTTCATTAATGTGGATATTAGGAAATAAACaccaaaagttaaaatgttgtcAGAATAAGACAGTGTACACGATAAGAGCCAATGACTGACTGGGTAATACTGAAATAGTTTATTACCATGTGTAGAAAATCCTGAACAGTCTAGTAAGATAGACCGAAAGAATattcaattattatttattcaataaAAAACTCTTTGAGGGCAGAGGATTTGTAAATAAGTGCGCATAGGcctgtggcctagtggttggtgcgcggAGGCTGTGGTTCTCTGGGCGGGCGGGCGGTCTGGGTTCGGGTCTGACCTGTGGTTTCTTTCCTGcttgtcattctccactctttctctctttccctgatacccagctctatccactgccctgtctctaGATGAAGGCATAAAGAGACAAAatataatgataaaaaataaaagtgcactTTGGACAGGAATTGATGATTCAATCTAACTGAGTAAAAACAACGTCAGCTCAGCTTGGTGTTAGGTTGATTAAATGAAACTGACTTTGTAgcttttgttccttttctttcttcctaaCTCACTTTGTTCCTTTTCCTTTCCATTTTCAACCTCTCCACTTCACAAAGTTTGGTAGAATACATGCTGTGTTCAATTATTTCATGCTGCCTCACAGAATATACTTCTCATTTTAATACACAGCCTCCCCCTAGGAAAGGCCTGGGACAACTTTATGTTCTTCACTAAGTCTCACACTACATTGTAGAGAGAGTGCTTCGCTCAGTGgtgctttttctcttcttcttttttttgtctctctcttctgttgTAGCCCTGCAGCTAGGGAAAAGGACATGTTGCCTCCTCCATCACTGGAACATCAGAACCCCTCAAGGACACGAAGCAAACCACCCAGTGGGAAAACAGCCCCCAGGAAAGAACCTCGAAGTgctacaaacaacaacacagttacTCCACCAGCAGCACCACAGCAGACAGCGGTGCCACCACCTGCAGTCAGTGTTAAATTTGTTTTTGGGtggttgtgcgtgtgtgtgtttagttttggAGGACGTGAGTTTGTGCATTCTTTCTACTGACTAGTGATGGCCTTAATGATGACACCTTTAAGTCCACCCAACGAGTCCTTCCCGGGCAGACACTATAGAGATATATAAAATTATTTTACTTACCGGCAATAAAGAGTGACTACTCAACCTTAAATGTATGTCCTTGTAGTTTCTGAAAGGAATCTAGTTTAACGGAAGAGAACCCACAAATGAACAGGAAGAAACCCCAGCCAGCAGCTTTAAGAACCTTTAAGCTGTGAGGTGAACTTTCTAATCACTGCACCACTGTTCCACTCGGacttttaaatgataaaacaacaaGTATCTGTCAAGCTGCGACATCTTTGAGTTTTCCAAAGGTCAATTCATTCACGGTACTTTCCCAACTACAACTATGCACAACTGGAGCACATGCATGAAATCAGCATTTCTATTGAATtcacatttgaacattttaaaaccaaatCTGCAAATCTGTCACTGTTCCTAAATGCTGCAATTAAAAATGCGAGTGTTATAGAGCATTTTTAACAAGGTCATAAAGTTCCAGAAATAAAAACCTCATTATAACATGTCCGATATGGAAGTTACCATCTTACCTATCTGAGAGTCAATTTGTATTTCTGTCAAGGATGCAAGTAACAGTGCTATAACGGATTAAAAGATATGTCAGGAAACTAACGCTCCAATTTGAGAAATGTTTCTTAAAGAACTGCGTTGTAAAACATCCGTCTCATCACTTAGTGCATCAAAGTTTTCTTGAgtttaactttcatttttgcctcccaaacaggaaaagaggaaacacagaagTACAAGCAACAGAATCGTTCCCAAGTCTCGAGAATTCATCGAAACagattcctcctcctcctcttctgaatGCCAGTCAGATTCAGAGAAAGCCATCAAAATATTCCCTCTGCCGCCTCAGACGACACACTCtgtgataaacacacagactctgtcCAATGCACACGTGCACACTCCCCCTCTCCCAAGCCTTTCCTCTGGTGGCACTTCAGGCACTATAGGAACATTTGGAGGAAAGGGACTTCCAATCATAGATGGTAGCATTGAGACCAATAACAGTAGCGGCAGTAGTAAAAGTAGCATGAGCAGTGGTAGTAAAGGCAGTAGTGGTAGTAGCAGTAGTTCCCTAAGCATTATCAATGTAAGTGGTTCATTTGGTATTTCGGTCCCTGATCCAGGAGGGTCAGGGGGACAGTGCAAAAACCTGATGCCCATGTCACCACCCTCCGACATGGGACACAAGGTGCCTCTCTCCCCCTTAAGGGAATACAAAGAGATAAAATGTTTATGGGTGAAAATTGACCTGTGTTTACTCAGCAGGGTGCCTAGCAAGGGTCTGGGGGAAAGATCCAGAGCGGGAGAATGGGACAGAAGTGAGAGGACAGATACAGAGAGGCTGAAGGACAGGGAGAGGACCGGGTTGGCAGAGAAGGACAGACAAAAGCAGGAAGGGAAACTATGGCCTGTACTGAGTGAGAGGCATAAGTTAACTAAAGTGGAAAAGGAAGAAGACACAGATATATTAATGCCTGAGAGGCAAGATGACAGAGGGAGattaacagagagagagaagcagactgaaagagaggacagagagagattaAGGCTTGCGGAGAGGACAGACGGGAGGGAAGGAGACATTGTGAGCCATGGTCTGGAGGTGCTGGACAACCCCCCTGTGCACGAGCAGAGTAATCCTTGGCTGGCAAGGAGGACGGAGAGGGGAGATAAAGGAGGCAAACATAGGAGGCATGCAcctaaaaaaacagttttcctgaATGAGAAACACACCAGCAAGAGCAAGAGGAAACACAAGGTGTGACACGGTCTATTCTCCTACATGTCCAAATACTTTTCAATAAATGATTTAACACACTCCAACAGGTTGAAGTCTCTGAaactctctgtctgtcttcaaTATTCAAGTCGGACCCCAGTTACCCATCAGTCGAAGCCAATAAGAAGCTGCGATTGGACAAAGACTGCCAGCTGCTCCCACCATGCATCTCTCCAATACACAAccacaagaacaacaacacagagtgaGTATTACGGCATATCTGTCACACTTTCTTTTAGAATCCCCAGAGGATTAAACAGGAGTATAGTGCACCTGTACGCCTGAATCCCTGCATTGCTGGTTTTGATGCAGCATTCACTGCAAATGAGACAATTAACAGAAGTCATAGCAGACATGTGGAGACCTTGATTGGGGCTTTCTAACCTCAATCAACTGTGAAAGTAACCTGTGGAAATAGTATTTCTTTGTTAACAATACTGTATAATGCATGTGTTTCTGAGTATCCTCAAGGAAGAGCAGTCTGTCCAAACTTACATTATGTACATACTGGATATACTCTTTTCTTTATGTAGCTGTAATGGAGGGAGTCTGCCGAATTTACTGTTGGCCTGTTTACTGTTGCTCAATGgagaacaaacagacacacacacacacacacacacacacacacacacacacacacacataaacacgcATAGTGGTATCCAACTACACAAACTTACCTACTTCCACAAGCTGGGCTGACAAtgtattgtttcctttttggaTTTAAGCTCTTGTGACTCACATTGTCTGCAGCAACagatcatgttttttgtttacctctgCTGGGGATCTCTAGGGGTTTAATGCAGTgcaaaaaaagctgcagaacaGCCTGGGCCAAGACATTACTGATATTATACAAAACCATGGAGACAAAGACTAATGACTTactagagagtgtgtgtgtgtgtgtgtgtgtgtctgtctgtgtctgtgtgttgctgATTAGCATCCTGCAAACGTATAGTTTATAGTTTAAAAACATACCGAGGTACACTAATAatgtttttgccttttgtttttttgcagcccTTTTAACAAGAAGCAGTCTCGACACCACAATGACAAGCTGCTTCCGCCGCTCCTATCCCCCCTCTCAGATGACCCACCTCACAAACAAGACGGCAGTTCCTCGCTGAGCCAAGAGGCCAGCACCACCACCTCTTCCActtccacttcctcttccttACACAGACACAGGAGAGGTGAAGGCAAAGGATCGTCACATGCAAAAAATGGCAGTGTAAGTGCACAAAAATACTACTTAATACTAATACCTCCCCAATGTGAGTTTTCTTATCTGCATTTTGCCAAACACTAAGAGCCCCCCTTTGAactttttaagaacattttgttgTACAGTAGCAGGAAATAGACCAGCTAAACACCAGGATGGAGatgtaaagagaaaaagagaacagcTCAAAgtatatgtttttatgttttggattGTTTTTGGCTAAGGAGGAAGAATGGGTCATTCACTCATTGAGGATCTGCTGTTGATCCACACCTCTTCTAATGTGCTCGTTAAAGTGTTTGGGCTAGAGACTAAACCACATATacagacactttacatagcagcctttaccatcagtgtgtgaatgtgtaggtgtgacctgtggtgtaaaaagtgctttgaatagtcagaagactagaaaagagctttacaagctcaagtccatttaccatttaccatgtaGTCTACTGATCTACACCTGCTGGTCTGAACGCCACATAATCACTGCTCAATAATACCATTGTAAACATCTATTCTTCTTTTCAGCAGAAAGGTGATACCCAGGCTGAGCAGCTCAGTGGAGACGGCTACCATGCCAACGGACATAATTTGGAGGTGTGGACAGAACCAGCGATGGAAGCTGCTGAACTTCGCAGGCCAAGACTGTCATTTAGCGACACGTATGTAAAAAATTCAGGGTCTTTCATACACACCAATATGTttgctttttatacattttgcaAGGGTAAGGTCAGTATTTTGACAAAAGATGCAACCAGTTTCAATGTAAGACATTGGCTGTGGTTCACAGTTCACTGAGATGGGCTCATAGTTCATGCTTGAAACATCTGCAAACTGCAAAACTGTAGTAGGAGACAGCATCTGTTCTTTGTGCACACGTTATTCCTTCTAGAAAGCTGATATAACTTGTTTCTTAACCAATGGATTATTACTCTCCTTTGGGTAAGGTTAAGAAAGTCATCTTTGAAAACACCTTGACCCCACTGCTGGCCATTTCTGACTGAGCTTAGAATATATTTATTCTGTTAAGGTGGGGACAATACACAGATTGAACATGTATTATCCATATAGTTATTACAACACTTCGTGATCAGGTATAATTGGTCCAGTCTGATCCACTCTGGTATAAGTTATAACCACACCAAACCCCATGCACAAAATAACACCCAATACAATTCAGACCAAGTAGTAGGATTCTAAAAACTAAGTGGATCCAAGTGCTCCTCTAATGCATGTCTCGCTTTAAAGAAACAATATGTACATTCCACCAATCAATAccacaataacaaaaaatgacatagaggctggcggggaatcatgggagttctctctgctactcccaaATGAACTCCTCATTCACTGTAGTTAAGATGAACGGgcaacagaaaatgtttaccgacgatgtatccaagtatagtTTACATgaggtttttatcacagcagcacatacagcaaacAGAATGGCTGCAGTCTTTGATGTCACATcgggtgtttccacggcaacgataaacgaGTCCGTCATAGCGGCTCTGTCATGGCGTCTGCCACgccaagacacgtcccgttacaactataaaattacagaaTTCTCTAGCTTTAACAACTGTTAAAAATATTtaaggtaatgtaagtactcaacaaaaaaaactttagaaCAGGTttagtacattttttattaaatttcaatattttaatgtaaacattgacatgaaattctacatattgtacatttaaaacaaccaaTCTAATTTGTTGGCTAATACATCTCCATGGAATGTATAAGCCCGATGGAGATCTTTACGCTCATTGTAGTTGGTGATATATCTGGAACTACCTCAACACTGGTTCAGATGTGTAAAAATCTGGAGAGATGATCcatgttgtatttatttatcccagagggTTTCTTTAATATTCATTAAAGGCATGTTTACTTCTGTTATATAAGGTTATGTGAAAACCTGAGGTATGTATAACTGGGAGCTACCCATGATTAATGATTATAAACTTACAAAGATATTTAAATGCTAACTCTGAGCTATTTTAACATGATTAACATGTCAGTAATTATCTGCTATTTCCAGGGTCCACGGTGCAGACTACTACATGCAGGAGGCCAAGAGGCTGAAACATAAGGCTGATGCATTGGTAAGATGTTGACTCCGTCTGCAACTTTCAGAAACGcgtgcgcgcgcacacacacacacacacactgacacaggaGGCAAAGCGAAGCCTGACAGTTAGAAATACGGTTATATGAGGTAAAGTATTTAACAACACAGAATTTTGTCTTAACTTAAATTGTGTGTGTACTTTTAGTTATCTGTGAGTCATTGCTGACACATCtcaataataaaacaatgatGGATTCCTCATCAGGGACTGTACTGTCTAATATCTTCTATTTACTGCACAGTTTGTCTCTGAGGGAAAATTGTGTTTAAGGAATGATGATGTCTGCAGGATTATATAGTGTCAAAGGAGCCCACATGGCTTTGcataaataacatttatgaagattttttatttgacttgcAATTATCTTAACAACTATTTctatgagttttttttcccagattCATCTTACATGCCTCTGACGGTAATTGTCACCTGcatttcctctttcttcctctcgcTGTATAGATGGACAAATTTGGTAAAGCCGTGAACTACACAGATGGTGCCCTCTCCTTCATAGAGTGTGGAAATGCGATGGAGAGAGATCCACTAGAGGCCAAATCCCCATATACTATGTACTCTGAGACTGTCGAGCTAATCAGGTATGGAATAAATACGTTTTAAAAAAGTGGCCTTATCACATGCATAGTGTTTTAAGGCAGTGTGTTTAGCACCCAAATATCCTTCGTATGTAGACAGTGCTGTGTAGCCTTAGATATTTTTACGAGACCTAGTCAGTCGGTGCACAAGCCGGTCATCAGAACAAGCAGAAAATTTAATTTTGAAAACATTGTCTGTCTGTATAATAATAACTGCCTCCCTTCTGCAGGTATGCCATGAGGTTAAAGAACTTCACCAGCCATTCAGCCACCGTCGCTGAGAAGAAACTAGCTATGTTGTGGTATGCttctatttttaaatttgtgcatccaagatgtgtgtgtgtgcgtgtgcgtgtgtttcaTGTGATTTAAATGTGCCCTGATAatggatttaatttaatttctgcAGAAATCCTGTTTGTAAATGTCTGAATATCTCACACATGGCgcaaaatgtgtctttgttatTTTCTACATGAATCAGTGCCCAGGAAGTGTTAAAGGCAGGGGAACTTGGGTAAATGTTAGCACCAATGGGTGTGGCAGGTGTGGCAGCTGTAGCATTcttattttaaagtatttagAAAGTGACCAAGAAAAACCTGTGTTATATAATCATGGTGCATTCCATTTTGATAACTTCTTTGTGCAAACGCGAGGGGAGAGGGGttagtggtgtgtgtgtttgtcgcTTTgggagagcggaggattcagtacggtggaggtgtcgccaaacagcattttgtttcggtttcatgctggtgctcaagggcgacatcttctGGATGAAAAAGTCGCAGATTCTTTCTTTATCGCTACCTCTTACACACCTCGGCAGGATTTCTCCTGAGGTGTGATTCCTCCGCGGCCCAAAAAGTCCAACTGAGACAAACATCAAGATCACGTCTCTCTATGTAATACACACCAAAACtgtaacactcacacactctcacacaacAAAAAGCTTGATTTATAATGATGCTCGAACACATAACTTTAACCCACAATCCTGTCAGCAGAATAATACAAAGGCTGTGCTGTGCTCATAGAAAATATAGGCTTTTCCAGCAGCAAGAATAAGTAAATACATGTTTCCAGCCTacctttatttgatgttttgcaCACAGAACGCTCAGTCATCATGAGATCTTTTCGGACACTGTGGTCGTCCTCGAGATTTATGTAATCAATGAATTTATGTAATCAGTGAAGTTATACTGTTGTACCTCAATGTACTCTTTATTTGGAATAGCACACGTTTCTTTTTGTGGGAATAATTTCACAATTATAACTTCATTCCAATCATTAATATATGACTTACTTAAACAGTATATAGTTCTTGTCTGTTGTCTTCTGCATGTTCAGAGCACAATGGAGGGAGAGATGTTACATTAGCATGCTAGGGCCCTCTCTTTCTAAGAATAAAGACTGTAACCCACCATGTAAATAGCAATGTATCGGCCTGCAGGTGAACATGGCTCTTAAATACGATTGAAGTAGTCAGGGGGGGCTCTCCTGATCACAGAGCGATTATACATTTCAGAAAGGGTAGGTCGAGATGAACCGATTATTTTGCTGGCCTGACTAACTATGCAGGAGAGGGAGTTGTATCAGGATGAGAACATGGAATTGTTTGTACAAGCCATGAGTAAGAGTACTTTGCAGGACCCTGCATACAGACAAAGTgagcatgtttgttttcttagaGACTCTCTGTACTCGTACAACCATTTATCAATTTTCATCTCATACAGAAACTTCTTCTTAAGAGAGATTTTTTAATGCTATGATACTAACTATTCTCACATTTGGGATCTGTGATTTATTCTCTATTCAAAAACATTCCTCAAGAATCGAAAGCACTCTTAATGTTGCTTTAACCTTTGGCTTCCTCAAAGTAATCAAAGAAACCTCTGTGTGCTCTGCAATAAAAGACTTCACATCACAAGCTAAGATGTGGATTTTCACATTAGTGTGGCAGCTTGAAATATTGGCCACAGTCTTTACTTCGCTGGAGATCCTCTTAATCCATAAGGAGTTGTGGGGCATTTTTTGAAGTCAGAGTGAATTTTtgtagaaaacatgaaaataatatGCGGCATGAGGTTTCAAAGGGAATCTTCAGACGTTTCATCTGCCTCCTAATGATTTTGTTTCCATAGTAACcgctgtctgtctctgctgtaTCTGAGGATGTTCCATCTGAAGAAAGACCATGCTGTCAAGTACTCCCGGTCGCTCATGGAGTACTTCAAGGTAAAAGGCAAAAACATTGACATAAATACAGTTTGACACAgactttgttctttttaatctttctctctcttttattttcctgctcttttgttgaaaaATATGGAAGCCAGTTATAATCCCTGAGAAGAGAAGATTATATTGGTGCATGTGCATTGATGTTGTATTACTTTGTGAATCCATCCTTATCTTTAATAAAATTGTCTTAATTAACTTAAGCTCTGCAACATGTTGTTTCATAATGAAAccaaataaatataatctaagCTAAGAatctaaactaaactaaattgGCAAATCGACTGATATCAAGAAATTATCCAATACCAGTAAAAAGTCTAACAAAAGGTTAGACCAGTcaaaaacaccaacacattcCTCAGTAAAAAACATGGTTACGAACATAACCTAAAGAAACAAGTAGAACACCTTGAAACAAGATGCAATACAAGTTGTTATCCACACATGATAAGACTTGTGATTATGAAGCCTGTTGTTGCTATGTAAGAAGTTTATGAAATCCACTCTGGAGTCTGACAGCTGCCGCACATGAACAGTCGCTACACGTTTTATGTACATCCAGAGATCAGTTATTTCCATTTCAGACAAAGctattggtaaaaaaaaaattggaccGGACAACCCactggtttaaaataaaaacaacaaagaaatcgCTGAACAAGCAGTTTTCCTCTCATACTTTGTTTGGATGGGCAAGACCAACGTTTGGGTGGACAGTTATGTATATGactgacaaaatgaaaaaaatatgactTCTGATTGCATAATTTCACTGTCCTTCCTgtgaaaaactaaatattttgACTGTGAGGCttgatttttctgtctttttatgaCCCAGAATTCAGCCAAAAGTTCCCACCAAGCAACCTCTCCCTGGAGGACCAATGGGAAGTGAGTatacgtgcacacacacacacacgcctatCACACGCCCATCACAAACCACTTTCATAAAGATATCTGAGTATTTGCAATTCAACAGATTAAAACATTGCAGTCACTGACAGCTGATTGGTCAAACAAACCACTCAAAGAGTTCAATTTCTTGAAGATTTGAGGCAGAGATTACAAAGTGGGCTGTTGAGCGtgccaaaaaaaagtgtgaggtGAGAGGGCTTTAGCAAAAAACGTACatattttcttactttttccACCAACTATACatctacaaaataaacaaatagcATACTGTATCATCAGTTTtccaataaaataataaaaacatttgtttgtttgcttgcaGGGATAATGTGAAATGTGACACTCATAGGGATGAACCCAATGAGATTTGAACTTTCTAGTTCCCCTCAGTTTTTAATGTCTCACTGGTCTTGTTTTAGGGCCCCaaatcctttttattttgtacatttaggGTTTGACAGTTATGGAATCTTTTGGGGACGATACCGATATCTATATTGGGGAGAAGGAAAATTGATAGAAATATATCAGTTGATAACTTTTTTGTTAGATCTACGTtagatctgtagagatagatatggATATAGATATGCACATTTATTGCATAAATCCCTAAAATGCAGTTATGAAACATGTGTGGCAAAGATATtgcatgaagacaagatggtcactcaactgaaaAGTAATATACTTGCATCACTGCTTGACCCTCTGGAAAGCGCACTCTGCTGACGAAAGACAACTGCTAGTGTagtacaatgaaactcaaattaaatgctgtttgactggtggATAAAGCTAGAAACATCAACGCATATCTGTGAAAAAATTATATAGTGGATTAGCATATCcagatagtcactggatatgctaatatcggctgatttTATTGGCTGGCCGAAGATAAAGACACGCTAGAGCtggaatgaaagaaaaacatatcaGTGATCTCTattacttgtgttttttgtacttttgacaCCACCAAGCAGTCTTGGTTGTGATCAGTGATGTGATTTTCTTTCATTCAAAATCTAGTGGgtctttttctttgaaaacagaaaactaagACAGTACTTGGCAGACAAATTGGATGATAGTGAATCTGTTTTGAAAACCTCACCCGACAGACTTAAGTTCccatttattattttgtcaAGTAACCAACATTTCCTCAAGCACAGAGCCtacatgtttcattatttttccttttaatgaGACTCGATTCCTGTCTACTGTGTTCAGGGTCAAAGAGACTCCATCTCCCCCATCACTCAGCCCCTCTCCAGCAAGCAATGGAGGAGGAAGCGGAGATGCAGTGGGAGgatctggaggctcatcaggcAATGTGGCGATTCCTCAACGGATTCACCACATGGCAGCCAgtcatgtcaacatcacaaacaacatTCTGCGGAGCTATGACCACTGGGAGACAGCTGACAGACTAGCCACTAATAGCCAAGGTAGGACTACAAtccagtttctgcttcgatatCCTCCATGCAAGCTGTGTTGTTTAAAGAATGGAATGTTTTAGTGTTGGTCAACAAAGTTATATTTTCTTGCTTTCAAAATCTTGTGCAGCCCTcatcaatgcaaaaaaaaaaacactttctaaaGCTTTCAAAACACTCATTGACATCCGAGATATGTCTGCAGAGATCTGCCTTTATGCTGCTGTGGAAACTGAATAGTAGATGAAAATCTCAAAATGCaagttcaatttaaaaatatatcatacGGCTTAAAAAGAAAGTCGACAGAACAGACACAtacaggaagaaagaaacagaaagagggtGGATGAGGCGATGTGTGCATAGACCAGAGGTCAAAATGTGTGTCTACAGACAAACTAACTTAGAGGGGACTTTCAAAGACTTCAATGCGTACAGTCAAAGGGCCCTATTCTACACCTGGCACAAAGGACCTGATGAGAACCCAAGTGTTATTGCTATTTCG
This is a stretch of genomic DNA from Labrus bergylta chromosome 9, fLabBer1.1, whole genome shotgun sequence. It encodes these proteins:
- the aff2 gene encoding AF4/FMR2 family member 2; this encodes MDLFEFDFFRDWEIEQPCHLEPERSALKRKEWERRNQEVQQDEDLFATGFNLFGEPYKTNKGDALANRVQNTLGSYEEMKDLLTSHSNQSHLVGIPKSTNNLQTPTTSTTERPALESQLFTEELRGQTGGGGGAEDGGDKVIGNASSSSLTSMQPPTLTTTLSSVTTVPHQNLKKSHSSMEWSRTGLGQTTQGAGLLLGQVTAATSGRGKMSVLEDQRHEELFSSLKDELGLKGDSSPSGSSSSSTSSSSSQRRHFSHPSKTLPLTDGGNFRSVTIDSVHFKSSTYSENGGHFKSSPFEIEAGSQLSTSSSPLASTSVLMTPGLTTPISGLTTPTFPPGSVSGKPIAVQQKPTAYVRPMDGQDQAPSDSPQLKPSLGAKEGFNNSQTYGGNSGNVKNKLPKLSLSHTGEVSLPNDSSCVEEILREMTHSWPPPLTAIHTPGKADHTKFPVLNKEPLHVTSGYNSQKRCSISANKPAAKPPTAPQKSMLEDDLKISSDEEEAEQKVSDKPKARGTAQSGASGSSSESESTSESDTDESESSSSDSEYNPASRTNTPEPEPPSSNKWQLDSWLNKVQAQNKPLVPSQQEHHDTGSITQDPDTFSPLNEAQEVGAAAKTSPCSSNSNPVEAAPKVEHTDTRCTFCPSKEKAKAKPSQKALGEGQRSKVKLSSGLMSGPEVTTPRRNTTGKKQPRPTETSSSLEDNQNQTWSRLNQHSPAAREKDMLPPPSLEHQNPSRTRSKPPSGKTAPRKEPRSATNNNTVTPPAAPQQTAVPPPAEKRKHRSTSNRIVPKSREFIETDSSSSSSECQSDSEKAIKIFPLPPQTTHSVINTQTLSNAHVHTPPLPSLSSGGTSGTIGTFGGKGLPIIDGSIETNNSSGSSKSSMSSGSKGSSGSSSSSLSIINVSGSFGISVPDPGGSGGQCKNLMPMSPPSDMGHKVPLSPLREYKEIKCLWVKIDLCLLSRVPSKGLGERSRAGEWDRSERTDTERLKDRERTGLAEKDRQKQEGKLWPVLSERHKLTKVEKEEDTDILMPERQDDRGRLTEREKQTEREDRERLRLAERTDGREGDIVSHGLEVLDNPPVHEQSNPWLARRTERGDKGGKHRRHAPKKTVFLNEKHTSKSKRKHKSDPSYPSVEANKKLRLDKDCQLLPPCISPIHNHKNNNTDPFNKKQSRHHNDKLLPPLLSPLSDDPPHKQDGSSSLSQEASTTTSSTSTSSSLHRHRRGEGKGSSHAKNGSKGDTQAEQLSGDGYHANGHNLEVWTEPAMEAAELRRPRLSFSDTVHGADYYMQEAKRLKHKADALMDKFGKAVNYTDGALSFIECGNAMERDPLEAKSPYTMYSETVELIRYAMRLKNFTSHSATVAEKKLAMLCNRCLSLLYLRMFHLKKDHAVKYSRSLMEYFKNSAKSSHQATSPWRTNGKVKETPSPPSLSPSPASNGGGSGDAVGGSGGSSGNVAIPQRIHHMAASHVNITNNILRSYDHWETADRLATNSQEFFQELDLVMEPLSQQSSMTELVRYIRQGLHWLRLEAHLL